A genomic stretch from Glaciecola nitratireducens FR1064 includes:
- a CDS encoding penicillin acylase family protein — MKYVKPLLFTIFSVVILIFLVAYFILRASLPSLDKEFSTQWIKAATTIERDSIGVAKITASSHSDAVFALGYAHGQDRLFQMDLLRRSAAGELSEIVGNIAINVDKKARFHQFRQRAKKAVKNLPEDQKILLESYAKGVNLAASEYTARPFEYLLTSTEFRDWLPEDSLLVSYSMYLDLQGNQVERDLVNTFLVEEFGYGLLDFFNMPSPYQAPLDGTIVRGENPDIPNLNLNSSKTGITTDAQNGLLAYNSIPEPLDIGSNNWAVTGNLTDTDSAMVSDDMHLGLRVPPIWYRAQLNYKTDGNNTTITGVSLPGTPIIIVGSNGYVAWGFTNANLDNVDWVRLNESTKTRVVREVIKLKNSEEVLEIEMSQYGPVKTMNGSRYALAWVAHQDYAVNMSIMEMAEAKNLTEAFAIADKVRIPVQNFMLADSQGNAGWRPIGAVAARTTPTLFAIDEKDYSELWLAQEAALPTYINPSHGRLWTANARVISADDFLRYGDGGYAVGARGLQIRDRLFEKQRFNEQDFYSIQMDNDARFIMPWHTKLINLLGNNEKRYANDIKILMQWKNCACPESIGYTLARRYRSTVINSLLAPIYNRMQDNKLSLGTALRSIEPAVWQLLDKEAQGWLPSEFTSYDEFLIASYESTKADLIKQYNADAETLEGLEWGEVNKLKVQHPFAAQLGPLAGLLNMPEVDGFGDSYMPAVQLPKFGASQRLIVRPGNEDKAILTVPGGQSGHPLSEFFSAGFSDYAEADNTPLLPGTAIHTINILPTATN, encoded by the coding sequence ATGAAGTACGTCAAACCTCTCCTCTTTACTATTTTTTCTGTCGTCATCCTGATTTTCCTTGTCGCTTATTTTATTTTGCGTGCAAGTTTACCCTCGTTGGATAAAGAATTTTCAACACAGTGGATAAAAGCTGCTACAACAATTGAACGAGACAGTATTGGCGTTGCTAAAATTACAGCATCATCGCATTCTGATGCAGTTTTCGCTCTGGGTTATGCACATGGGCAGGATCGTTTATTTCAGATGGACCTACTGCGTCGTAGCGCTGCAGGTGAGCTCTCCGAGATTGTAGGTAATATTGCTATTAACGTAGATAAAAAAGCGCGCTTTCATCAGTTCCGCCAACGCGCAAAAAAAGCAGTTAAGAACCTGCCTGAAGATCAAAAAATATTACTAGAAAGTTATGCAAAAGGCGTCAACCTAGCCGCTAGTGAATATACCGCAAGACCTTTTGAATATTTGCTAACTAGCACGGAATTTAGAGACTGGCTGCCTGAGGATAGCTTGCTAGTTAGTTATAGCATGTATCTTGATTTGCAGGGCAATCAGGTAGAAAGGGATTTAGTAAATACATTTTTAGTTGAGGAATTTGGTTATGGCCTATTAGATTTTTTTAATATGCCAAGCCCTTATCAAGCACCTTTAGACGGCACTATTGTTCGCGGAGAAAATCCTGACATTCCAAACTTGAACCTTAATTCGAGTAAAACAGGAATTACTACAGATGCCCAAAACGGCTTGCTAGCATACAACAGTATTCCAGAACCCCTAGATATTGGCAGTAACAATTGGGCCGTTACCGGGAACTTAACCGATACCGACAGCGCGATGGTCAGCGACGATATGCACTTGGGTCTAAGAGTGCCACCGATTTGGTATCGAGCTCAGTTAAATTATAAAACCGATGGAAATAATACAACTATCACTGGTGTCTCATTACCCGGAACCCCTATCATTATCGTTGGTTCAAACGGCTATGTTGCTTGGGGCTTTACCAATGCAAACTTAGATAATGTTGATTGGGTGAGACTGAACGAGAGCACAAAAACTCGCGTCGTACGCGAAGTCATTAAGTTAAAAAATAGCGAAGAAGTACTCGAAATTGAAATGAGTCAATATGGCCCGGTAAAGACGATGAATGGAAGTCGCTATGCCTTGGCGTGGGTTGCTCATCAAGACTACGCAGTCAACATGTCAATCATGGAAATGGCTGAGGCTAAAAATTTGACCGAGGCTTTTGCTATTGCAGACAAAGTGCGTATTCCAGTACAAAATTTCATGCTAGCAGATTCACAAGGCAACGCTGGCTGGCGCCCGATTGGTGCAGTAGCAGCTAGAACAACACCGACTCTTTTTGCGATCGATGAGAAGGACTACTCTGAACTCTGGTTGGCGCAAGAAGCAGCATTGCCAACTTATATTAATCCTAGTCACGGACGATTATGGACGGCAAATGCACGGGTTATTTCCGCAGATGATTTTCTGAGGTACGGTGATGGCGGCTATGCAGTTGGTGCCAGAGGATTGCAAATTAGAGATCGCCTGTTTGAAAAACAGCGGTTTAACGAACAGGATTTTTATTCAATACAAATGGACAACGATGCTCGATTTATTATGCCATGGCATACAAAACTGATTAACCTACTAGGCAATAACGAGAAACGATACGCGAACGATATTAAAATACTAATGCAGTGGAAAAACTGCGCATGCCCTGAGTCGATTGGATACACCCTAGCGCGACGCTACCGTTCAACAGTAATCAACTCACTGCTAGCTCCAATTTACAATAGAATGCAAGACAACAAGCTCTCTTTAGGAACCGCATTGCGCAGCATAGAACCAGCAGTTTGGCAGCTATTAGACAAAGAAGCACAGGGGTGGTTGCCAAGTGAATTTACTTCCTATGACGAGTTTCTCATCGCAAGTTATGAAAGTACAAAAGCAGACCTAATCAAGCAGTATAACGCAGATGCCGAAACATTAGAGGGTCTCGAATGGGGTGAGGTAAACAAGCTTAAGGTACAACATCCCTTTGCTGCTCAATTAGGCCCGCTTGCCGGCTTACTCAATATGCCAGAAGTAGATGGATTTGGAGATAGCTACATGCCTGCTGTCCAACTACCTAAGTTTGGCGCATCGCAGCGACTGATAGTGAGGCCGGGAAATGAAGACAAGGCAATTTTAACTGTGCCAGGAGGACAGTCTGGTCATCCTTTATCTGAATTTTTTAGTGCTGGTTTTAGCGATTACGCAGAGGCGGATAATACACCTCTATTACCAGGAACTGCGATACACACTATCAATATTTTGCCTACCGCAACAAACTAA
- the nagZ gene encoding beta-N-acetylhexosaminidase gives MSAVILDVHSFELSSVEREMLQHPLCGGVILFSRNYAEKRQLSELIKDIRRTVNKPFLISVDHEGGRVQRFRDGFTQIPAMANIEKFEKSHSAQLALAQSMGFCMAHELLQLDIDISFAPVLDLNGVSEVIGSRAFSSDPDQVILLSGAYIDGMHKAGMKSTGKHFPGHGSVTEDSHIAMPVDNRSFEDIQQQDMRVFQQLIKAKKVDAVMPAHVIYPQVDDKPAGFSEIWIQQILRKQLGFEGVVFSDDLSMQAASVAGSVTERAEQAIEAGCDMVLVCNSPSQAEKVLDGLSQLKVYSQRWRELLQKNSQQRDVDKHQRDATYLSSSQLINRLNEQFS, from the coding sequence ATGTCAGCGGTTATTCTTGATGTGCACAGTTTTGAACTCAGTTCAGTTGAACGAGAAATGTTACAGCATCCACTATGTGGAGGAGTGATATTATTTAGTCGCAATTATGCTGAAAAGCGACAATTGTCAGAATTGATTAAAGACATAAGACGAACTGTGAATAAGCCTTTCCTCATTTCTGTTGATCATGAAGGTGGTCGAGTTCAGCGTTTCAGAGACGGATTTACGCAAATTCCGGCAATGGCGAATATTGAAAAGTTTGAAAAATCGCACAGTGCTCAGCTTGCCTTGGCACAAAGCATGGGCTTTTGCATGGCTCATGAACTATTGCAGTTGGATATCGACATTAGCTTTGCACCGGTGCTAGACCTTAATGGTGTAAGTGAAGTTATTGGTAGTAGAGCATTTTCATCGGATCCAGACCAAGTAATTTTGTTAAGTGGCGCTTATATAGACGGAATGCATAAGGCGGGTATGAAAAGTACGGGCAAACATTTTCCAGGTCACGGCTCCGTCACAGAAGACAGTCATATTGCGATGCCAGTTGATAATCGCAGTTTTGAAGACATTCAACAGCAAGATATGCGAGTGTTTCAGCAACTTATTAAAGCGAAAAAAGTAGATGCAGTTATGCCTGCGCATGTCATATATCCTCAAGTAGACGATAAACCTGCAGGCTTTTCTGAAATTTGGATACAGCAAATTTTACGTAAGCAACTCGGTTTTGAAGGCGTCGTATTTTCAGATGACTTGTCAATGCAGGCAGCAAGTGTTGCTGGAAGTGTGACCGAGCGGGCAGAGCAAGCAATTGAAGCTGGTTGTGATATGGTTTTAGTATGTAATTCGCCCTCACAGGCGGAGAAAGTGCTAGATGGATTGAGTCAACTTAAGGTCTATAGTCAACGATGGCGTGAACTGTTGCAAAAAAACAGCCAGCAGCGCGACGTAGATAAGCATCAACGAGACGCCACTTACCTTTCGAGTAGTCAGCTCATTAATCGCCTAAATGAGCAGTTTTCTTAA
- a CDS encoding cob(I)yrinic acid a,c-diamide adenosyltransferase: MKIYTKTGDKGTTQVYTSEVLRLNKNDAILECYGSIDELNSHIGMLSALLITDKFDEAEPCLSQAFMFGIQKTLFSIGFAISDKPQIDDNATQLLEEAIDKLQQELPPQTKFILPGGSQLAAQAHICRTVTRRAERTIVSVAQQQNVPDICIQYLNRLSDYFFVAARALNFRSKIADIEV; this comes from the coding sequence ATGAAGATATATACTAAAACCGGTGACAAAGGGACGACGCAAGTCTATACCTCTGAAGTACTCAGACTAAATAAAAACGATGCTATTTTAGAGTGCTATGGTTCTATTGACGAATTAAACAGCCACATTGGAATGTTAAGTGCGTTGTTAATTACCGACAAATTCGACGAGGCAGAGCCCTGCTTGAGTCAAGCGTTTATGTTTGGCATTCAGAAAACCCTGTTCAGCATTGGTTTCGCTATTTCTGACAAGCCACAAATTGATGACAATGCGACGCAGCTTCTCGAGGAGGCGATTGATAAACTACAGCAAGAACTGCCGCCGCAGACCAAGTTTATTTTACCTGGCGGCAGTCAGTTAGCAGCTCAAGCGCATATATGTAGAACCGTCACTAGAAGAGCTGAACGCACTATTGTTAGTGTTGCGCAACAGCAAAACGTGCCTGATATTTGTATTCAATATTTAAACCGCTTGTCGGATTACTTTTTCGTTGCTGCTAGAGCATTAAACTTTCGATCGAAAATTGCAGATATTGAAGTCTGA
- a CDS encoding CsiV family protein produces the protein MQASAIVINLCSNRVANVRRNVIAGLKTAASCVANTKQRLSTITALTFALSMLSAPMHASSQTSSAEDEDWWFDVEVITFKRNTSSTPLEEDFSYTGLEVSLENVTDLISLPLYRQANPLIDLQKMLYECSANHSIFQSNLSAFDIFALTSDSGELEIKTEEKNNDDVAKQFKTRQPVLTTEERFAILLDKQNCGAAKKEIASSFLAINSVNKTSTYLQQPIMTISENAHLLADKQLTLIDYAKRLFAQRDITPLSHMAWRQPVVFGEDNAKFYRVFSGDKLLLPPEPSPSYAVLKQKYDPELNNVIDQNSETFFAELKQQLVDAKPVNWQDRENIKASGSETKPSTDDVWELDGKVKVYLNYINRVPYLHIDSEFGFNELQLNTFGEAEIEQYPFKQRRRVISKQIHYFDHPKIGIIIRLERYEKPKEVDDEDIY, from the coding sequence ATGCAAGCTAGCGCTATAGTTATCAATCTCTGCAGTAATCGCGTCGCAAATGTTCGGCGCAATGTCATTGCGGGTTTAAAAACTGCTGCAAGCTGCGTTGCCAATACAAAACAGCGTTTATCAACTATCACAGCCTTAACTTTTGCACTGTCCATGCTATCAGCACCGATGCATGCATCTTCACAAACATCGTCGGCAGAAGACGAGGACTGGTGGTTTGACGTTGAAGTGATTACCTTTAAACGCAACACCTCAAGCACACCGCTTGAGGAAGACTTCAGCTACACTGGATTGGAAGTATCTCTTGAAAATGTCACTGATTTAATCAGCCTGCCTTTATATCGCCAAGCAAACCCACTAATTGATTTACAAAAAATGCTTTACGAATGTTCAGCGAATCATTCAATATTTCAGTCGAATCTCTCCGCTTTCGACATTTTCGCGCTTACGAGCGATAGCGGTGAACTAGAAATAAAGACAGAAGAAAAAAACAACGATGATGTTGCTAAACAGTTTAAAACACGTCAGCCCGTATTAACTACTGAGGAACGTTTTGCGATCCTGCTAGACAAGCAAAATTGCGGTGCAGCTAAAAAAGAGATAGCTAGCTCATTCCTAGCTATCAATAGCGTCAATAAAACATCAACGTATTTACAACAACCCATAATGACTATTTCTGAGAATGCACATTTGTTAGCTGACAAACAGCTGACGCTAATTGACTATGCTAAGAGGCTGTTTGCTCAACGTGACATCACTCCACTAAGTCATATGGCATGGCGTCAACCCGTTGTCTTTGGAGAAGATAACGCAAAATTTTATCGCGTATTTTCTGGTGACAAGTTATTGCTTCCCCCTGAACCTTCACCATCTTATGCCGTATTGAAGCAAAAATACGATCCTGAGCTCAACAACGTTATCGATCAAAATTCGGAAACATTTTTTGCTGAGTTAAAGCAGCAATTAGTCGATGCGAAGCCTGTTAATTGGCAAGACAGAGAGAATATCAAAGCCAGCGGCTCCGAGACAAAGCCCTCAACTGACGACGTCTGGGAATTGGATGGTAAAGTAAAGGTTTACTTGAATTATATTAACCGAGTTCCCTATTTGCATATTGATTCAGAGTTTGGCTTCAATGAGCTGCAGCTAAACACGTTTGGTGAAGCTGAAATCGAACAATACCCGTTTAAGCAACGAAGACGTGTTATTAGTAAGCAGATACATTATTTTGATCATCCTAAAATCGGGATAATTATTAGACTAGAACGCTATGAAAAGCCAAAAGAAGTAGACGATGAAGATATATACTAA
- the mfd gene encoding transcription-repair coupling factor: MSNLFSVPLPKAKSLNSSNIIDHIQWGELKGASQALSIANAAKQHNGPLLVLIEDSPSAIKLEKELAFFLRNQKVHVQLFPDWETLPYDGFSPHQDIVSQRLETLYLLSKKQPGIFIVPINTILQRLAPVDYVGQHLMYLKVGETINTDEFKRKLEKSGYLHVSQVMTHSEFSVRGSIIDLFPMGSDQPFRIDLFDDEIDSIRYFDPDTQRGLEETKEIRLLPAREFPTDKDSITGFRERYLDKFERSNTADKESIFYQVSKGTMPSGIEYYLPLFFEKTSTLFDYLNDDALMLYYGDLNKASERFNKDLLQRYEQYRYNLARPLLSPIDLYLDSNELMSRLKQWPSAQIMSESLPKKAGKHNFECRPIEGIGIDLTATNPYQAIQAEVKKAKEKNKKVIFCAESQGRKENLMDVLHKAKIFPVNSPTFDAALNESTHSVFICVGMVENSFEFSDKKHAFLFVTETQLLGHKVSKRKLKDKRKANDESAIVRNLAELTEGQPVVHIDHGVGRFLGLQTLDAGGVTTEYLAIAYAKQAKLYVPVSSLHLISRFSGGDPDHAPLHNLGNDTWSKAKRKAAEKVRDVAAQLLDVYAKRAAKPGYAYPIDWNEYKAFEDSFPFEETIDQKTAINAVLQDMGSPNAMDRLVCGDVGFGKTEVAMRAAFIAASTGKQVAILVPTTLLAQQHYENFKDRFAQWPFKIEVISRFGSAKEQKAVIEDLADGQGDIVIGTHKLLQDDVKFKDLGLVIIDEEHRFGVRQKEKFKALRADVDILTLTATPIPRTLNMALSGMRDLSIIATPPAKRLAIKTFVQVRQTDIIREAIMREILRGGQVYFLHNEVKTIEKTAKEIEDIIPEARIAIGHGQMRERELENVMNDFYHQRYNVLVCTTIVETGIDVPTANTIIMDRADHLGLAQLHQLRGRVGRSHHQAYAYLLTPHPKRMTKDAAKRLDAIASLEDLGAGFALATHDLEIRGAGELLGDDQSGQINTIGFSLYMEMLEQAVEALKEGREPSLDDVLAAQTEVDLRIPALLPDDYIGDVNTRLSLYKKLAGCKNQNEIDEYQIELIDRFGLLPDSAKNLVKQSGLKLTAQKIGIRKIEATQTGGLIDFDQTTTIDAGFLIQLIQKHPSQYKFEGPQKLRFMKKLDSAQQKLDHVRELLNKLLKECHAS, translated from the coding sequence ATGTCGAATCTATTTTCTGTGCCTTTACCAAAGGCAAAATCACTGAATAGCTCAAACATTATTGATCATATTCAATGGGGCGAACTAAAAGGTGCCAGCCAAGCACTCAGTATTGCGAACGCAGCAAAACAACACAATGGACCTCTACTAGTATTGATAGAGGACAGCCCAAGTGCAATTAAACTAGAAAAAGAGCTCGCCTTTTTCCTCCGTAATCAAAAAGTGCACGTTCAACTATTTCCTGACTGGGAAACGCTACCTTATGATGGTTTCTCGCCGCATCAAGATATTGTTTCGCAGCGCCTAGAAACACTTTATTTGCTGAGTAAAAAACAGCCCGGTATATTCATAGTTCCCATTAATACGATCCTGCAGCGTTTAGCGCCAGTTGACTATGTTGGTCAACATCTAATGTATTTGAAAGTTGGCGAAACGATTAATACCGATGAATTTAAACGCAAGCTTGAAAAGTCAGGATACCTGCATGTAAGCCAGGTAATGACTCACAGTGAATTTTCGGTGCGCGGTAGCATTATCGATTTGTTTCCTATGGGAAGTGACCAACCGTTTAGAATTGATTTGTTTGATGATGAAATTGATTCGATTCGCTACTTTGATCCAGACACTCAGCGTGGCTTAGAGGAAACTAAAGAAATACGTTTGCTGCCTGCTAGAGAATTTCCAACAGATAAAGATTCAATCACTGGCTTCAGAGAACGTTACCTAGACAAGTTTGAGCGCAGTAATACCGCAGACAAAGAATCTATTTTTTATCAAGTTAGCAAAGGCACAATGCCCAGCGGTATAGAATATTATTTACCGCTGTTTTTTGAAAAAACATCCACCTTATTTGATTACCTGAATGATGATGCCTTAATGCTTTATTATGGCGACCTAAATAAGGCATCTGAACGGTTCAACAAAGATTTATTGCAGCGCTACGAACAGTACCGTTACAACTTAGCAAGACCATTACTGTCGCCTATCGATTTATATCTCGACTCGAATGAGCTAATGAGCAGACTTAAACAGTGGCCAAGCGCTCAGATAATGAGTGAGTCATTGCCGAAAAAAGCGGGAAAGCATAATTTTGAATGCCGTCCAATAGAAGGTATTGGCATTGACTTAACGGCAACAAATCCCTACCAAGCTATTCAAGCTGAAGTTAAAAAGGCAAAAGAAAAAAACAAAAAAGTAATTTTTTGCGCTGAATCACAGGGCCGCAAAGAAAACTTAATGGATGTGTTGCACAAAGCAAAGATATTTCCAGTCAATAGCCCGACTTTTGATGCTGCGCTGAATGAGTCAACACATTCTGTTTTTATCTGTGTCGGGATGGTCGAGAACAGTTTTGAGTTTAGCGATAAAAAACATGCTTTCTTATTTGTCACTGAAACACAGTTGCTCGGCCATAAAGTTAGCAAACGAAAATTAAAAGACAAACGCAAGGCTAATGACGAAAGCGCCATTGTTAGAAATTTAGCAGAGCTAACGGAGGGCCAGCCGGTTGTGCATATTGATCACGGCGTTGGTCGTTTCTTAGGATTGCAAACGCTTGACGCTGGCGGTGTTACCACCGAATATTTAGCCATCGCTTATGCAAAACAAGCGAAGTTATATGTGCCTGTATCTAGTCTTCATCTCATTAGCCGTTTTAGTGGTGGCGATCCTGACCACGCGCCTTTGCATAATCTTGGAAACGACACTTGGAGCAAGGCTAAACGCAAAGCGGCTGAAAAAGTCAGAGATGTTGCGGCACAACTTTTGGACGTTTATGCAAAACGAGCAGCAAAACCTGGCTATGCATACCCTATTGATTGGAATGAATATAAAGCATTTGAAGACAGCTTCCCGTTTGAGGAAACCATAGATCAAAAAACAGCTATCAATGCAGTCCTGCAAGATATGGGCAGCCCAAATGCAATGGACAGATTGGTATGTGGCGATGTCGGTTTCGGTAAAACCGAGGTGGCCATGCGCGCAGCGTTTATTGCAGCATCAACAGGAAAACAAGTCGCTATTTTGGTACCAACAACGCTGTTAGCACAACAGCATTATGAAAACTTTAAAGATCGTTTTGCACAGTGGCCATTTAAAATAGAGGTTATCTCTCGCTTTGGTTCTGCCAAAGAACAAAAAGCCGTCATTGAAGATCTTGCCGACGGACAGGGTGATATTGTTATCGGCACCCACAAACTGCTGCAAGACGACGTCAAGTTTAAAGACTTAGGCCTTGTCATTATCGATGAAGAACATCGCTTCGGCGTTCGTCAAAAAGAAAAATTTAAAGCATTGCGAGCCGATGTAGATATTCTCACACTAACTGCTACCCCTATTCCTCGAACGTTGAATATGGCGCTTAGCGGCATGCGTGATTTATCTATCATCGCAACACCGCCAGCCAAACGACTTGCCATAAAAACGTTTGTGCAAGTGCGTCAAACTGACATTATTCGCGAAGCTATCATGCGCGAAATTTTGCGCGGTGGCCAAGTTTACTTCCTGCACAACGAAGTGAAAACGATTGAGAAAACAGCTAAAGAAATCGAAGACATCATTCCTGAGGCCAGGATTGCTATCGGTCACGGTCAGATGCGTGAGCGTGAACTCGAAAACGTGATGAATGACTTTTATCACCAGCGCTACAATGTATTGGTATGTACCACTATTGTCGAAACAGGCATCGATGTCCCTACCGCAAATACCATCATAATGGACAGAGCAGACCATTTAGGCCTGGCACAATTACATCAGCTTAGAGGTCGTGTTGGCCGTTCGCACCACCAGGCCTATGCTTACTTATTAACGCCACATCCAAAACGCATGACTAAGGATGCAGCCAAACGCCTTGATGCTATTGCATCACTCGAGGATCTTGGCGCAGGATTCGCACTTGCAACGCACGATTTAGAAATTCGTGGGGCGGGTGAACTATTAGGTGACGACCAGTCTGGACAAATCAATACTATTGGCTTTAGCCTTTACATGGAAATGCTTGAGCAAGCTGTCGAAGCGTTGAAAGAAGGCCGAGAGCCATCATTAGATGACGTACTTGCCGCTCAGACTGAGGTTGACTTGCGCATACCCGCCCTACTTCCTGATGATTATATCGGCGATGTAAATACACGTTTATCGCTTTATAAGAAACTGGCTGGTTGTAAAAATCAAAACGAGATTGATGAATACCAAATTGAGCTAATCGATCGCTTCGGTTTACTGCCTGATAGTGCAAAGAATTTGGTCAAACAATCAGGTCTTAAATTAACGGCCCAAAAAATTGGGATTCGAAAAATCGAAGCAACGCAGACTGGCGGTCTTATTGATTTCGATCAGACGACAACCATTGATGCTGGCTTTTTAATACAGCTTATCCAAAAGCATCCCAGTCAATACAAGTTTGAAGGCCCTCAAAAGCTAAGATTTATGAAAAAGCTCGACAGTGCCCAGCAAAAACTGGATCATGTTAGAGAATTACTCAACAAACTATTAAAGGAATGCCATGCAAGCTAG
- a CDS encoding PilZ domain-containing protein: protein MNSLEEKKQRFESFFLIKHPTKVNVSIVDGKQAMQTMQEFESNMPYAFKIASELSEIESQALKPLRSMGEKLEELVKYLQLQARKIDLMMSYILIQQDDENSRAEAVKFGGGGIIVSHSSAIDIGTTAEVKIFLEQEAAAIYCLAEVINVEAVDDLYHVSYVYTHIREQDQELLVRASLHLQTHQLRNNR from the coding sequence TTGAACTCATTAGAAGAAAAAAAGCAGCGATTTGAGTCATTTTTCTTAATCAAACATCCAACTAAAGTCAACGTCAGCATTGTTGATGGAAAGCAGGCAATGCAGACTATGCAGGAGTTTGAAAGCAATATGCCGTATGCCTTCAAGATAGCATCTGAACTTTCGGAAATTGAGTCACAAGCCTTAAAACCATTGCGTTCAATGGGTGAAAAGCTCGAAGAGCTCGTTAAATATTTGCAACTTCAAGCTCGAAAAATAGATCTTATGATGTCCTATATTTTGATTCAGCAAGATGACGAGAATAGTCGTGCTGAGGCTGTTAAATTTGGGGGCGGCGGTATTATTGTGAGTCACTCATCAGCTATCGATATTGGCACAACGGCAGAGGTAAAAATCTTTCTCGAACAAGAGGCTGCGGCAATATATTGTCTCGCAGAAGTGATTAACGTAGAGGCGGTAGATGATCTTTATCACGTTAGCTACGTTTATACGCACATCCGCGAGCAAGACCAAGAACTGCTTGTTCGGGCTAGCCTTCATTTGCAAACCCATCAATTGCGAAACAATCGTTAA
- a CDS encoding lipoprotein-releasing ABC transporter permease subunit encodes MTLPKNDSGFTQVCDPLSLYEINYAEHRLIEGQLNKIEHKTKLMRFSILPSLPISAFIGLRYSKTSNKRSFVSFINLFSVVGIALGIASLITVLSVMNGLEGQLKQKILGILPHIVVDNRGPILLPEGLQSEVLATTDFVEQEVIVQSSKLIKGLFLQGIDTSVEKRHSIIAKNVIAGEWDALQSGSFNVLISQSLANQLRVSIGQRLRVISPSASTYTPLGRMPSQRLVTVAGMFQLDSEADDKVMLMNINDVAKLSRQRDLSFVGTRLYLQDAFQYQAIVDELDKQGLKYTTWRERQGPLFDAVGMEKNMMSLMLFLIIAVAAFNIVSALVMVVTEKTADIAILQTQGLVPTDVMLIFVLNGIFNGIKGVISGVLIGLIVVFFLNDILAALGSGLAFGPNGAGLPIEMNLSEIIIISGGSLALCILATLYPAYKAASIQPANSLQTQ; translated from the coding sequence GTGACTTTACCAAAAAACGACTCAGGTTTCACTCAGGTTTGCGATCCTTTGTCTTTATATGAAATAAATTACGCTGAGCATCGTTTAATCGAGGGGCAGCTTAATAAAATAGAGCACAAAACTAAGCTTATGCGTTTTTCCATACTTCCTTCATTGCCCATATCTGCCTTTATTGGTTTACGATATTCGAAAACCTCAAATAAACGCAGCTTTGTTTCCTTCATCAACTTATTTTCGGTCGTTGGTATCGCCCTTGGTATTGCTTCATTAATAACGGTGCTCTCGGTTATGAATGGCTTAGAAGGGCAGTTGAAACAGAAAATTTTGGGCATTTTGCCGCATATTGTTGTGGATAACAGAGGACCTATACTACTGCCAGAAGGTTTACAGAGCGAGGTTTTAGCCACCACAGACTTTGTGGAACAAGAAGTCATTGTGCAATCGAGTAAATTGATTAAGGGTTTATTTTTACAAGGAATCGATACCTCGGTCGAAAAGCGCCACTCTATCATCGCCAAAAACGTGATCGCGGGTGAATGGGACGCGCTGCAAAGCGGCAGTTTCAACGTGCTAATTAGTCAGTCCTTAGCTAATCAACTGCGAGTGTCGATAGGGCAAAGATTGCGAGTGATAAGCCCTTCGGCAAGTACCTATACTCCTCTAGGGCGAATGCCTAGTCAACGCTTAGTCACTGTTGCCGGCATGTTTCAGCTAGATTCAGAAGCCGACGACAAAGTCATGTTAATGAACATAAATGATGTCGCAAAGCTATCGCGTCAGAGAGATTTATCTTTTGTCGGCACGCGCTTGTATTTACAAGATGCTTTCCAGTATCAAGCTATCGTTGATGAATTAGACAAGCAGGGACTGAAATACACCACATGGCGAGAGAGGCAAGGCCCTCTCTTCGATGCTGTCGGTATGGAAAAAAACATGATGTCCCTCATGTTATTTTTAATCATAGCGGTCGCAGCATTTAATATCGTGTCGGCATTAGTCATGGTAGTAACAGAAAAAACCGCCGATATTGCAATTTTACAAACTCAAGGATTAGTGCCGACAGATGTGATGCTGATTTTTGTTCTTAACGGTATTTTTAACGGCATAAAAGGGGTCATATCAGGCGTTTTGATTGGCTTAATCGTCGTGTTTTTCTTGAATGATATTTTAGCCGCATTGGGTTCTGGACTGGCTTTTGGTCCTAATGGTGCAGGCTTACCAATTGAAATGAATCTGTCTGAAATTATCATTATATCTGGCGGTTCACTCGCCTTGTGCATACTCGCCACTTTGTATCCAGCGTATAAAGCGGCATCTATTCAACCGGCAAATAGCTTACAAACACAATAA